From the Synechococcus sp. HK01-R genome, one window contains:
- a CDS encoding cell division protein SepF, which produces MSLISRLRAVVAGDDYLDGDYDDLDYDTGEEHEADSGATHASGGALAPLGSDNPFGSDSPFGGSSNVIGMPGISTAAAEVMLMEPRSFDEMPKAIQALRERKTVILNLTMMEPDQAQRAVDFVAGGTFAIDGHQERVGESIFLFAPSCVSVINAGHEEVSSPTVVSRDVEQSSAQASVAPAPAWGGATAAAL; this is translated from the coding sequence GTGTCGCTGATTTCCCGCCTTCGCGCCGTTGTTGCCGGTGATGACTATCTCGATGGCGACTATGACGATCTCGACTACGACACCGGCGAAGAGCATGAGGCTGATTCCGGTGCCACCCATGCCAGCGGTGGCGCTCTCGCACCGCTCGGTTCTGACAATCCCTTCGGCAGCGACTCCCCCTTCGGTGGCAGCTCGAATGTGATCGGGATGCCCGGTATCAGCACTGCGGCGGCTGAGGTGATGCTCATGGAGCCCCGCAGCTTTGATGAGATGCCGAAGGCGATTCAGGCGCTGCGCGAACGCAAAACCGTGATTCTCAACCTCACGATGATGGAGCCCGACCAGGCTCAGCGTGCGGTGGATTTTGTGGCAGGGGGCACCTTTGCCATCGACGGCCACCAGGAGCGGGTCGGTGAAAGCATCTTTCTGTTCGCTCCAAGCTGCGTGAGCGTGATCAACGCCGGCCACGAAGAGGTCTCCTCCCCCACGGTGGTGAGCCGAGATGTGGAGCAGTCATCCGCTCAGGCCAGCGTGGCTCCTGCCCCAGCCTGGGGTGGTGCGACTGCCGCTGCTCTTTGA
- a CDS encoding L,D-transpeptidase, translated as MLELIATLVVDLSDQRLTVLDRNQQVVRVIPVSTGKASTPTPTGEASVLTKYRSVTMRGRNYVAPGVPYAMCITANELICMHGAPWQEDAGQAFGVPRSNGCVRMPTHQARWLFENTPKGTKVIIQV; from the coding sequence ATGCTCGAGCTCATTGCAACCCTCGTCGTCGACCTCTCCGACCAGCGACTCACCGTCTTGGACCGCAACCAGCAGGTTGTGCGCGTGATTCCCGTCAGCACCGGCAAAGCATCCACACCGACCCCGACCGGCGAGGCCTCTGTGCTCACGAAATACCGCTCTGTGACCATGCGAGGGCGGAACTATGTGGCCCCGGGCGTGCCCTACGCCATGTGCATCACCGCCAATGAACTGATCTGCATGCACGGAGCCCCCTGGCAGGAAGACGCCGGCCAGGCCTTTGGCGTACCCCGCAGCAATGGCTGCGTGCGCATGCCCACCCATCAAGCTCGCTGGTTGTTTGAGAACACCCCCAAAGGAACCAAGGTGATCATCCAGGTGTGA
- a CDS encoding YggS family pyridoxal phosphate-dependent enzyme, translated as MIEVDLSRRWAELGEALPPSARLLAVSKGHPAEPIRFLAGLGQQDFAESRLQEALPKQEALGDLQDLRWHFIGRLQANKVRQVVRAFPVIHSIDSLALCRRVSRIAEEEQRHPQLMLQVKLRPDPSKGGWDPEDLRAAWEELQGLPHLRITGLMTMAPLGLDSQERLALFQECRRLADDLGLDECSMGMSGDWQDAVTAGATWVRLGSALFGARPLQQSAV; from the coding sequence ATGATCGAAGTGGATCTTTCAAGGCGTTGGGCAGAGCTCGGGGAAGCCTTGCCGCCTTCAGCCCGTCTGCTTGCGGTCAGTAAAGGCCATCCTGCGGAGCCGATCCGTTTCCTTGCAGGACTCGGGCAGCAGGACTTTGCAGAAAGCCGTCTTCAGGAAGCGCTGCCCAAACAGGAGGCCTTAGGGGACCTGCAGGATCTGCGCTGGCATTTCATCGGTCGTCTGCAGGCCAACAAGGTGCGTCAGGTGGTGAGGGCGTTCCCCGTCATTCACTCGATTGATTCCTTGGCCCTGTGCCGGAGGGTCTCGAGGATCGCGGAGGAGGAGCAGCGTCATCCCCAGTTGATGCTTCAGGTCAAGTTGCGCCCAGATCCGAGCAAGGGCGGCTGGGACCCTGAGGACCTTCGGGCTGCCTGGGAGGAGCTGCAAGGCCTTCCCCATCTACGGATCACCGGCCTGATGACGATGGCCCCGCTGGGGCTGGACTCGCAGGAGCGATTGGCGCTCTTTCAGGAGTGCCGGCGGTTGGCCGATGACCTGGGTCTTGATGAGTGCTCCATGGGGATGAGCGGTGACTGGCAGGACGCAGTAACGGCTGGAGCGACCTGGGTTCGGCTCGGTTCGGCTCTGTTCGGTGCGCGGCCCTTGCAGCAATCTGCCGTTTAA
- a CDS encoding glycosyltransferase: MNLLPLLVLLWPLWLQRRPEQSSPLWARRSLILLISLLTARYLVWRLSASLNLTTALSTSLSLLLLLSEGWLLLTGLVPLWLAWRSFPDRRNEVEECEQRWRASGWRPWVDILVPTKGEPLAVLERTLVGCCNQTYSNSTVWLLDDSGRQEVRKLAAELGCRYLHRPQRNGAKAGNLNHGLHHCNGELVAVFDADFIPQRHFLERCIGFLMEPDVALVQTPQNFINADPVMRNLGMEQRLLPDEESFYRWIEPVRDGWDAVVCAGTSFLARRAALDAVGGFVEQAMSEDFVTGIALRRSGWRLLYLQEKLSAGLAAETMADFVRQRQRWAAGTLQSLRLADGPLAPGLGLGQRIAYLEGVLHWCNNLPRLVLMLMPLSYGLLGVVPILLTPEAIISLLLPLWATLLLSLGWLNRGSRAAFLSELTGWVLTVPLTLTVISRMLGRFHGFRVTPKHQRRDRGSWSLGLVMPLLALLLLNLINLAGLLAPEADLEESTPQGQLLGLVWATLNTLSLLVALRACWDPAVSDPAPWQQLSLSAALEDAGGHHHPCRITAISESGVEVQLPGRPPPIVASTKLRWSDELPALGVTPWEPSTRREQAGQLALHWQPLSSHERRNLSRWLFTRPGCWVERQAGGEWISLLVLCQRILPPWRGPAPFQRSLVPQRVSPAADRECR; the protein is encoded by the coding sequence GTGAACCTGCTGCCCCTCCTGGTTCTGCTTTGGCCCCTCTGGCTTCAACGTCGTCCAGAGCAGAGCTCTCCCCTCTGGGCTCGACGCAGTCTGATCCTGCTGATCAGCCTGCTCACAGCCCGTTACCTGGTGTGGCGACTGAGCGCCAGCCTCAACCTCACCACAGCCCTGAGCACCAGCCTCAGCCTGCTGCTCCTGCTGAGCGAAGGCTGGCTGCTACTCACAGGGCTGGTGCCCCTATGGCTGGCCTGGCGGTCATTCCCCGACCGCCGCAACGAGGTGGAGGAATGCGAGCAGCGATGGAGAGCCAGTGGCTGGCGACCCTGGGTGGACATCCTTGTACCCACGAAAGGAGAACCACTCGCCGTCCTCGAACGGACCCTTGTGGGTTGCTGCAATCAGACCTACTCCAACAGCACCGTCTGGCTGCTGGATGACAGCGGACGCCAAGAGGTTCGGAAGCTCGCTGCTGAACTGGGCTGTCGCTATCTGCATCGCCCCCAGAGAAACGGCGCGAAGGCCGGCAACCTGAACCACGGTTTGCACCATTGCAACGGGGAACTCGTGGCCGTGTTCGATGCCGATTTCATTCCACAACGCCACTTTCTCGAACGCTGCATCGGTTTTCTGATGGAACCGGATGTCGCCCTGGTGCAGACACCGCAGAACTTCATCAATGCCGATCCTGTGATGCGCAATCTGGGAATGGAGCAGCGCCTGCTTCCCGATGAAGAGAGTTTCTACCGCTGGATCGAACCGGTGCGTGACGGCTGGGACGCCGTGGTCTGCGCCGGCACCTCCTTTCTGGCACGTCGCGCCGCCCTTGATGCTGTTGGAGGCTTTGTTGAGCAGGCGATGTCGGAGGACTTTGTCACCGGAATCGCCCTGCGACGCAGCGGATGGCGGTTGCTCTACCTGCAGGAAAAGCTGAGTGCTGGCCTGGCGGCAGAAACGATGGCCGACTTCGTACGCCAGCGACAGCGCTGGGCTGCCGGGACGCTCCAGAGTTTGCGACTAGCGGATGGCCCGCTGGCGCCAGGACTAGGCCTCGGCCAGCGGATCGCCTACCTCGAGGGAGTGCTGCATTGGTGCAACAACCTGCCCCGACTTGTGCTCATGCTGATGCCCTTGAGCTACGGGTTGCTCGGAGTGGTGCCAATCCTGCTGACCCCTGAGGCGATCATCTCTCTGCTACTGCCGCTCTGGGCGACGCTGCTTCTGAGCCTGGGCTGGCTCAATCGCGGCTCAAGGGCCGCCTTCCTGAGCGAACTGACCGGGTGGGTCCTGACGGTGCCGCTCACCCTCACCGTGATCAGCCGCATGCTCGGCCGTTTCCATGGTTTCCGGGTGACGCCGAAGCATCAACGGCGCGACCGGGGCAGCTGGAGCCTGGGCCTGGTGATGCCGCTGCTGGCGCTGCTACTCCTCAACCTCATCAACCTGGCGGGCCTCTTAGCTCCAGAGGCAGACCTTGAGGAGTCAACGCCCCAAGGACAGCTCCTGGGCCTGGTGTGGGCCACCCTCAACACCCTGAGCCTGCTGGTCGCCCTTCGAGCCTGCTGGGATCCCGCCGTCTCCGATCCAGCCCCCTGGCAGCAGCTCTCGCTCTCAGCAGCCCTTGAGGACGCTGGAGGTCATCACCACCCCTGCCGGATCACAGCGATCAGCGAAAGCGGTGTGGAAGTACAGCTGCCTGGCCGCCCACCACCGATCGTTGCCAGTACCAAGCTTCGTTGGTCCGATGAGCTGCCAGCCCTCGGAGTCACGCCTTGGGAGCCATCCACCCGCAGGGAACAGGCCGGCCAACTCGCCCTCCACTGGCAGCCGCTCTCGTCCCATGAACGCCGCAACCTCAGCCGCTGGCTGTTCACCCGTCCTGGCTGCTGGGTGGAGCGCCAGGCCGGCGGGGAATGGATCTCTTTGCTTGTGCTCTGCCAGCGAATCCTGCCCCCGTGGCGCGGACCGGCTCCATTTCAACGCAGCCTGGTGCCGCAGAGAGTCAGCCCAGCAGCAGATCGCGAGTGCCGGTAA
- a CDS encoding DUF1823 family protein produces the protein MTAQPWPLSAALLERILEDRLSDRFVATLVWERLGYQPRSPGEPWCAGPETPEPWRLAYPQAPEVIATRPASVQLTRSVPPEHKQLLKQQLGFQGYRIGALYPRRTRRATAVNWLLAWLAGRGDPLPEQGPVPELLPAPEDPVRGHPGDPPVS, from the coding sequence ATGACGGCGCAACCTTGGCCGCTCAGCGCGGCTCTGCTGGAGCGGATCCTGGAGGACCGCCTCTCCGATCGCTTTGTGGCGACGCTGGTCTGGGAGAGGCTTGGTTATCAACCCCGCTCTCCAGGAGAGCCCTGGTGTGCAGGACCTGAGACTCCTGAGCCCTGGAGGCTGGCCTACCCCCAGGCTCCGGAGGTGATTGCCACACGGCCGGCCTCCGTGCAGCTCACCCGTTCGGTGCCGCCGGAGCACAAGCAACTGCTTAAACAGCAGCTCGGTTTTCAGGGCTACCGCATCGGTGCCCTCTACCCCCGGCGTACGCGGAGGGCCACGGCGGTCAACTGGTTGCTGGCCTGGTTGGCGGGGCGGGGTGATCCCTTGCCGGAGCAGGGGCCTGTGCCGGAGTTGTTGCCAGCGCCGGAGGATCCGGTGCGAGGTCATCCCGGGGACCCGCCGGTGAGCTGA
- a CDS encoding DUF4079 domain-containing protein, giving the protein MQGFALLHPVLIILFVYPVVGATIRLGILARERRLQINPIPPTVPIEHADHGRWLTGAVVLAVLIAFGHDVASAWAEGMPAAADRAAGLAGILLASIGVAAAYGGLLRTGRTGRRLLWAFACWVGLLVLGAQPEVERLADSPLHLAFWQSHYWGGVLLAGMLLLSVALQKEIGRRDAMRRLHVVINVLVALLLATQAITGTRDLLLG; this is encoded by the coding sequence ATGCAAGGCTTCGCCCTCTTGCATCCCGTCCTGATCATTCTGTTTGTGTATCCGGTGGTGGGGGCGACGATCCGCCTGGGAATCTTGGCTCGCGAGCGCCGGCTCCAGATCAATCCGATTCCACCGACGGTGCCGATCGAGCATGCCGATCACGGGCGTTGGCTGACGGGGGCTGTTGTGCTGGCAGTGCTGATTGCCTTCGGTCACGATGTGGCGTCTGCCTGGGCTGAAGGAATGCCCGCGGCGGCCGACCGTGCAGCGGGTTTAGCCGGAATCCTGCTTGCTTCCATCGGCGTTGCAGCCGCCTATGGGGGGCTCTTGCGCACAGGTCGGACAGGGCGTCGTTTGCTCTGGGCCTTCGCCTGCTGGGTGGGTTTGTTGGTGCTGGGGGCTCAGCCGGAGGTGGAGCGTCTCGCTGATTCCCCATTGCACCTGGCCTTCTGGCAGTCCCATTACTGGGGTGGTGTGTTGCTCGCAGGGATGCTTCTGCTCTCGGTGGCCTTGCAAAAGGAAATCGGACGTCGTGATGCGATGCGCCGACTTCACGTCGTGATCAATGTGCTGGTGGCTCTGCTCCTCGCTACACAGGCGATTACCGGCACTCGCGATCTGCTGCTGGGCTGA
- a CDS encoding glycosyltransferase family 4 protein, which produces MAHIAWLGKKSPFCGNVTYGLSTTEALKARGHQTSFIHFDNPEAPANRTTSLLANDPDVSLPYLIKSQVYTIPSPGAQRELRESLERLQPDLVHASLTLSPLDFRLPDLCQQLGVPLVATFHPPFDAGLRNLTAGTQQLTYQLYAPALARYDRVIVFSDLQAEVLARLGVREERLAVIPNGVDPHCWAPGDPGTVSPGKQEVRERLGDDRIFLYMGRIATEKNVEALLKAWRLVNPRGCRLVVVGDGPLRTTLQNAHGNGSVTWWGYESDLSTRVALMQAAEVFVLPSLVEGLSLALLEAMACGCACVATDAGADGEVLNEGAGIVLSTQGVTTQLRTLLPVLRDQEVLSAELGRRARERVLERYTLSRNIEAIEALYAELLRTRTSHAA; this is translated from the coding sequence GTGGCGCATATCGCCTGGCTGGGCAAGAAATCACCGTTCTGCGGCAACGTCACTTACGGGTTGAGCACCACGGAGGCCCTGAAGGCCCGTGGCCATCAGACCAGCTTCATCCATTTCGACAACCCGGAGGCCCCGGCCAATCGAACCACCTCGCTGCTGGCGAACGATCCGGACGTCAGCCTGCCGTACCTCATCAAATCACAGGTTTACACAATCCCTTCACCAGGGGCTCAAAGGGAATTGCGCGAATCCCTAGAACGGCTTCAGCCCGATCTGGTCCACGCCAGTCTCACCCTCTCCCCCCTTGATTTCCGCCTCCCAGACCTCTGCCAGCAACTGGGAGTGCCTCTGGTCGCCACCTTTCACCCACCCTTCGATGCCGGCCTGCGCAACCTCACCGCTGGCACGCAACAACTGACCTACCAGCTGTATGCACCGGCCCTGGCCCGCTACGACAGGGTGATCGTGTTCTCCGATCTGCAGGCTGAAGTGCTGGCCCGACTCGGAGTTCGTGAAGAGCGGCTGGCCGTGATTCCCAATGGCGTCGACCCCCACTGCTGGGCCCCAGGGGATCCCGGCACGGTCAGCCCAGGGAAGCAAGAGGTGCGCGAACGACTGGGCGACGACCGGATCTTCCTCTACATGGGGCGGATCGCCACCGAAAAGAATGTCGAGGCCCTGCTCAAGGCCTGGCGCCTGGTCAATCCCCGTGGCTGCCGGTTGGTGGTTGTGGGGGACGGCCCCCTCCGCACCACCCTGCAAAACGCCCATGGCAATGGCAGCGTGACCTGGTGGGGCTACGAGTCAGACCTCAGCACCCGGGTGGCCTTGATGCAAGCAGCCGAGGTGTTCGTTCTCCCGAGCCTGGTGGAGGGCCTCTCGCTCGCACTGCTGGAAGCAATGGCTTGCGGTTGTGCCTGCGTGGCCACGGATGCTGGTGCCGATGGGGAAGTGCTCAACGAAGGCGCAGGCATCGTGCTGAGCACCCAGGGCGTTACCACCCAGCTGCGCACCCTTCTACCAGTGCTACGCGACCAGGAGGTGCTCAGCGCCGAACTGGGCCGACGCGCCCGCGAACGGGTTCTGGAGCGCTACACCCTCAGCCGCAATATCGAAGCGATCGAAGCCCTGTATGCCGAGCTACTAAGAACCCGCACCAGCCACGCTGCCTGA
- the dusB gene encoding tRNA dihydrouridine synthase DusB has translation MSLPAPPRFQSDLTLPGLGTPRRLRCRVLQSPLAGVSDRIFRNLVRRWAPDALLFTEMVNATSLELGHGRRKVEELAEESGPIGVQLFDHRPQAMAEAARRAEAAGAFLIDINMGCPVRKIARKGGGSGLIRDQDLACRIVETVAAAVTLPVTVKTRLGWCGEDGSSAAAVAWCRRLEGAGAQLLTLHGRTREQGFKGQADWLSIAAVKQNLAIPVIANGDVNNPDDALRCLETTGADGVMVGRGTMGAPWLVGQIDAALAGRPIPTTPAAADRLAIAREQLLALVDCRGDHGLLIARKHMSWTCTGFSGAPQLRHALMRAPTPADAIALLDAAGRSLATAPPGC, from the coding sequence ATGTCGCTCCCTGCCCCCCCGCGTTTTCAAAGCGACCTCACACTCCCCGGACTCGGTACGCCGCGGCGGCTGCGCTGCAGGGTTCTGCAATCCCCCCTGGCCGGCGTCAGTGATCGGATCTTTCGAAACCTGGTGCGGCGCTGGGCACCAGATGCACTCCTGTTCACGGAAATGGTCAACGCCACGAGCCTTGAGCTTGGCCATGGCCGGCGCAAGGTCGAGGAACTGGCCGAGGAATCCGGGCCGATCGGCGTGCAGCTTTTCGATCACCGCCCGCAGGCCATGGCAGAGGCTGCCCGGCGTGCGGAGGCAGCGGGTGCCTTCCTGATCGACATCAATATGGGTTGCCCGGTGCGAAAAATCGCCCGCAAGGGCGGCGGCAGCGGCTTAATCCGCGATCAGGATCTGGCTTGTCGGATTGTTGAGACGGTCGCTGCCGCTGTGACCCTGCCGGTGACCGTGAAAACCCGTCTTGGCTGGTGCGGTGAAGACGGCAGTAGCGCCGCGGCCGTGGCCTGGTGCCGACGGCTGGAAGGCGCTGGTGCTCAGCTGCTCACCCTGCACGGCCGCACACGAGAACAGGGTTTCAAGGGGCAGGCCGACTGGCTTTCGATCGCAGCGGTGAAACAAAACCTGGCGATTCCGGTCATCGCCAACGGTGATGTGAACAACCCGGACGATGCCCTCCGTTGCCTGGAGACCACTGGAGCGGATGGGGTGATGGTGGGGCGCGGCACGATGGGCGCGCCCTGGCTGGTCGGGCAGATCGATGCCGCCCTGGCTGGTCGGCCGATCCCCACGACTCCTGCCGCGGCCGATCGGCTGGCCATTGCGCGTGAACAGCTGCTGGCCCTTGTGGACTGCCGGGGCGATCACGGGCTCCTGATCGCTAGGAAACACATGAGCTGGACCTGCACCGGCTTCAGTGGAGCGCCCCAGCTCCGCCACGCCCTGATGCGTGCCCCGACGCCCGCTGACGCGATCGCTCTTCTCGATGCCGCAGGCCGGTCGCTGGCAACAGCCCCTCCCGGCTGCTGA
- a CDS encoding CbiQ family ECF transporter T component yields the protein MDWLRQIPIGQYVDGRESWLRLIDPRLKFAWVLLFLLTPVLAGPIWRLSLLGLLLLLTLLSGLPPRLWWRSLLLLALLGGGVGLLAAFLPTGDPAVSWPLRSPQELPGLSLQVPSWDIWRLGPVRLGPLSLGPLVIDRRSAELGLSSATLIVTVIHSVNLMLLTTPSEDLVWALSWGLAPLACLGVPVERLSFQLLLALRFLPLVQEELQNLMRALASRAVNLRRLGFKASFGLVLSVGERLLANILLRAEQGADALLARGGQWRPASHFRVASKTTPASAVLNSLAMIVLLMMVGLRGKYGAL from the coding sequence ATGGACTGGCTGAGGCAGATCCCCATCGGGCAGTACGTGGATGGCCGTGAGAGCTGGCTGCGACTGATTGATCCACGCCTCAAGTTCGCTTGGGTGCTGCTTTTCTTGCTCACCCCTGTGCTGGCCGGTCCGATCTGGCGGCTCTCCCTTCTGGGTCTGCTGCTTCTGCTCACGCTGCTGAGTGGTCTGCCGCCAAGGCTCTGGTGGCGTTCGCTGCTCTTGCTTGCTCTGCTCGGCGGTGGCGTGGGGCTGCTGGCTGCGTTCCTGCCCACTGGTGATCCCGCTGTCTCTTGGCCCCTTCGCTCACCCCAGGAACTTCCCGGTCTCTCACTGCAGGTGCCCTCTTGGGACATCTGGCGGCTGGGCCCTGTCCGGCTTGGTCCACTCAGCCTTGGTCCGCTTGTGATTGATCGGCGTTCCGCCGAGCTGGGCCTCAGCAGCGCCACGCTTATCGTCACGGTCATTCACAGCGTCAATCTGATGCTGCTGACAACCCCAAGTGAAGACTTGGTCTGGGCGCTGAGCTGGGGGCTCGCCCCTCTGGCCTGTTTAGGTGTTCCGGTGGAGCGCTTGAGTTTTCAGCTCTTGCTCGCGCTGCGCTTCCTTCCGCTGGTTCAGGAGGAGCTCCAGAATCTGATGCGTGCCCTCGCCAGTCGTGCGGTGAACCTGCGCAGGCTTGGGTTCAAGGCGTCCTTCGGCCTTGTTCTTTCTGTTGGAGAGCGTTTGCTCGCCAACATCTTGCTGAGGGCCGAACAGGGGGCGGATGCGCTGCTAGCCCGGGGCGGCCAATGGCGCCCGGCTTCGCATTTTCGAGTCGCTTCGAAGACCACTCCAGCCTCGGCTGTTCTCAATTCTTTGGCAATGATTGTCCTCTTGATGATGGTTGGTTTGCGTGGGAAGTACGGTGCACTGTGA
- a CDS encoding PipX family protein produces the protein MGAERYLNHPTFGMLYRVAPAGEGRDIYATLYAQRMFFLVTLQPRGAQFEVIPYQDARHHAELNLARSRRDGAADQELWRELFDQTFI, from the coding sequence GTGGGCGCCGAGCGCTATCTGAATCACCCCACCTTCGGCATGCTGTATCGCGTCGCGCCGGCGGGAGAGGGCCGTGATATTTACGCCACGCTGTATGCGCAGCGGATGTTCTTCCTTGTCACCCTGCAGCCCCGTGGTGCTCAGTTTGAGGTGATCCCTTACCAGGATGCCCGCCACCACGCTGAGCTCAACCTGGCGCGCAGCCGACGCGATGGAGCCGCTGATCAGGAGCTCTGGAGGGAGCTGTTCGACCAGACGTTCATCTGA
- the proC gene encoding pyrroline-5-carboxylate reductase, producing MAQALLLPLLEQGVVAADDVIAVVGQASTCQRLAASLPQGVHLLAAVDPEARSVWTCNVQLLAIKPHQLDGVAASAPPVPEGTSPILISVLAGVTLERLEAAFPGRRCVRAVPNTPCLVGAGLTGLAWGQGLTPEDQQRVKAFFSPVSEVLELGESLLDAFLALTSSGPAYVAMVAEAMADGAVAAGLPRDLSHHLAHRTLAGTAALLKEQELHPGQLKDMVASPGGTTMAALRKLEQAGLRSALIEAVVAASEHGRNLR from the coding sequence ATGGCCCAGGCTCTGCTGCTGCCTCTGCTTGAGCAAGGCGTTGTCGCGGCCGACGACGTGATCGCGGTTGTTGGACAAGCGTCAACCTGCCAGCGCTTAGCGGCGTCCTTGCCCCAGGGGGTGCATCTGTTGGCTGCAGTGGATCCGGAGGCGCGTTCGGTTTGGACGTGCAATGTCCAGCTGCTGGCGATCAAACCTCATCAGCTTGATGGGGTTGCGGCTTCTGCACCGCCTGTGCCGGAGGGAACGTCCCCGATTCTGATTTCTGTTCTGGCTGGTGTGACCCTCGAGCGTCTTGAGGCTGCCTTCCCCGGACGACGCTGCGTTCGCGCGGTTCCCAATACCCCGTGTTTGGTGGGGGCTGGCCTCACCGGTCTGGCCTGGGGGCAGGGGCTCACTCCAGAGGATCAGCAGCGGGTCAAAGCATTCTTTTCCCCGGTCAGTGAGGTTCTTGAGCTGGGCGAGTCGCTTTTGGATGCGTTCTTAGCTCTCACCTCGTCCGGTCCGGCCTATGTGGCCATGGTGGCGGAGGCGATGGCTGATGGCGCTGTCGCCGCAGGCCTGCCCCGCGATCTTTCCCATCACCTGGCCCATCGCACGTTGGCCGGTACGGCTGCTTTGCTCAAGGAGCAGGAGCTGCATCCCGGTCAGCTCAAAGACATGGTGGCTTCACCTGGTGGCACCACGATGGCCGCTCTCCGTAAGTTGGAGCAGGCAGGTCTTCGCTCCGCATTGATCGAGGCGGTTGTGGCTGCGTCTGAACACGGCCGAAACCTGCGCTGA
- the der gene encoding ribosome biogenesis GTPase Der: MARPVVAIIGRPNVGKSTLVNRLCRTREAIVHDEPGVTRDRTYQDGYWGDREFKVVDTGGLVFDDDSEFLPEIREQANLAMAEACVAVVIVDGQQGVTAADEAIAEWLRTQRCPTLLAVNKCESPDQGLAMAAEFWGLGLGEPHPISAIHGAGTGDLLDQVLTFLPPKEEEGEDDEPIQMAIVGRPNVGKSSLLNSICGEQRAIVSPIRGTTRDTIDTQLERQGMPWRLVDTAGIRRRRSVNYGPEFFGINRSFKAIERSDVCVLVIDALDGVTEQDQRLAGRIEEEGRACVVVVNKWDAVEKDSHTMPAMEKELRAKLYFLDWAPMLFTSALTGQRVDSIFALAALAVEQHRRRVSTSVVNEVLKEALSWRSPPTTRGGRQGRLYYGTQVASRPPSFTLFVNDPKLFGDTYRRYVERQIREGLGFDGTPLKLFWRGKQQRDAERDLARQQNRQD, encoded by the coding sequence TTGGCGCGTCCGGTTGTCGCGATCATCGGGCGTCCCAATGTCGGCAAGTCGACGCTGGTGAATCGCCTGTGCCGCACGCGCGAGGCGATCGTCCATGACGAGCCCGGAGTCACCCGCGACCGCACCTATCAGGACGGCTATTGGGGGGATCGTGAATTCAAGGTGGTTGATACCGGTGGTCTCGTTTTCGACGATGACAGTGAGTTTCTGCCGGAGATTCGCGAGCAGGCCAATCTGGCCATGGCCGAGGCCTGTGTGGCTGTCGTCATCGTGGATGGGCAGCAGGGGGTAACAGCCGCTGATGAGGCGATTGCCGAATGGTTGCGTACCCAGCGCTGCCCCACGCTCTTAGCGGTCAACAAGTGCGAGTCTCCCGATCAGGGGCTGGCCATGGCGGCTGAGTTCTGGGGATTGGGTCTGGGCGAGCCCCACCCGATTTCCGCGATTCATGGTGCAGGAACCGGGGATCTTCTGGATCAGGTGCTCACCTTTCTTCCTCCCAAGGAGGAGGAGGGCGAGGACGATGAACCGATCCAGATGGCGATTGTCGGTCGTCCCAATGTGGGTAAGTCGAGTCTGCTTAATTCCATTTGCGGCGAGCAGCGCGCGATCGTGAGCCCGATTCGCGGCACCACGCGCGACACAATTGATACCCAGCTTGAGCGCCAGGGCATGCCCTGGCGGCTGGTGGACACCGCTGGCATTCGCCGCCGGCGCAGTGTCAACTATGGGCCTGAATTTTTTGGGATCAATCGCAGTTTCAAGGCGATTGAACGCAGTGATGTCTGCGTGCTTGTGATCGATGCTCTCGATGGTGTGACCGAGCAGGATCAGCGTCTCGCTGGTCGAATCGAAGAGGAGGGTCGCGCCTGTGTGGTGGTGGTGAACAAATGGGATGCGGTCGAGAAGGACAGCCACACCATGCCGGCGATGGAGAAGGAGCTGCGCGCCAAGCTCTACTTCCTCGATTGGGCGCCGATGTTGTTCACCTCCGCTCTGACTGGCCAACGGGTGGACAGCATCTTTGCGCTCGCGGCACTCGCGGTGGAGCAACATCGGCGCCGGGTCAGCACTTCGGTTGTCAATGAAGTGCTCAAGGAGGCCCTCAGCTGGCGCAGTCCACCGACCACCCGCGGAGGTCGTCAAGGTCGGCTGTATTACGGCACTCAGGTGGCCAGCCGTCCACCGAGCTTCACCTTGTTCGTGAATGATCCCAAGCTGTTTGGCGATACCTACCGTCGCTATGTGGAACGCCAGATCCGCGAAGGGCTTGGTTTCGATGGCACTCCTTTGAAGCTGTTCTGGCGGGGTAAACAGCAGCGGGATGCGGAGCGAGATTTGGCTCGCCAGCAGAACCGTCAGGACTAA